The proteins below come from a single Malus domestica chromosome 03, GDT2T_hap1 genomic window:
- the LOC103407912 gene encoding polyadenylate-binding protein RBP47B', whose amino-acid sequence MMSAQPQPPSSMMAAAPTTSSQGYQHHHQPTSVEEVRTLWIGDLQYWVDENYLNTCFAHTGEVISIKIIRNKITGQPEGYGFVEFVSHAAAERVLHAYNGTQMPGTEQTFRLNWASFGIGERRPDAGPEHSIFVGDLAPDVTDYMLQETFRTNYPSVRGAKVVTDPNTGRPKGYGFVKFADETERNRAMSEMNGQYCSSRPMRISAATPKKTTGFQQQYAAAKAVYPVPAYTTPAVPVLPTADYDVNNTTIFVGNLDPNVAEDELKQTFMQFGDIFYVKIPVGKGCGFVQFGTRASAEEAIQRMQGKMIGQQVVRISWGRSPTAKQDVPGTWGQQADPNQWAAYYGYGQGYDAYAYGAATPDPSLYAYGAYAGYGQYPQQVEGQDAATAGGAIPSVEQREELDDPLATPDVDKLNAAYLARHERAILCRPLWLRTSSFTQQA is encoded by the exons ATGATGAGCGCTCAGCCTCAGCCGCCGAGTAGTATGATGGCGGCGGCTCCTACCACGTCTTCTCAGGGGTACCAGCATCATCATCAGCCAACTTCAGTGGAGGAGGTCAGAACCCTCTGGATTGGGGATTTACAGTATTGGGTGGACGAAAACTACCTCAATACCTGCTTTGCTCACACCGGCGAG GTAATTTCAATAAAGATAATACGTAATAAAATCACTGGCCAGCCGGAGGGTTATGGGTTTGTGGAATTTGTTTCTCATGCTGCAGCGGAAAGGGTTCTGCATGCTTACAATGGGACACAAATGCCTGGAACTGAACAAACTTTTAGGCTAAACTGGGCTTCCTTTGGTATTGGGGAAAGACGTCCTGATGCTGGGCCTGAGCACTCTATTTTTGTAGGCGATTTAGCCCCTGATGTTACAGATTATATGCTGCAAGAAACCTTTCGAACTAATTATCCATCAGTTAGAGGTGCCAAGGTTGTGACTGATCCTAACACTGGACGCCCAAAGGGATATGGGTTTGTCAAGTTTGCTGATGAGACTGAAAGGAACCGAGCTATGTCAGAAATGAATGGTCAGTATTGCTCAAGTAGACCGATGCGTATCAGTGCAGCAACACCGAAGAAAACCACTGGTTTTCAGCAACAATATGCTGCCGCAAAAG CGGTATATCCTGTCCCAGCATACACTACACCAGCAGTTCCCGTGCTTCCTACAGCAGATTATGACGTAAACAACACCACT ATTTTTGTTGGTAACTTGGATCCTAATGTGGCGGAGGATGAACTCAAGCAAACTTTTATGCAGTTTGGAGATATTTTCTATGTCAAGATTCCTGTCGGCAAAGGATGTGGTTTTGTACAGTTTGGGACAAG GGCATCTGCTGAAGAAGCTATCCAAAGGATGCAGGGAAAGATGATCGGTCAACAAGTAGTCCGTATTTCTTGGGGCAGGAGCCCAACAGCTAAACAG GACGTACCTGGTACCTGGGGTCAGCAAGCAGATCCAAACCAATGGGCTGCATATTATGGTTATGGACAAGGCTACGATGCCTATGCTTACGGGGCGGCGACTCCTGATCCATCATTATATGCATATGGTGCATATGCTGGCTATGGCCAATATCCTCAACAG GTTGAAGGTCAAGATGCTGCAACTGCGGGAGGTGCTATCCCATCTGTTGAACAGAGAGAAGAGTTGGATGATCCCTTGGCTACACCGGACGTTGATAA GTTAAATGCAGCTTACCTCGCCCGCCACGAAAGGGCCATCTTATGCCGGCCTTTGTGGCTGAGAACATCATCATTTACGCAGCAAGCTTAG